The following coding sequences are from one Trichoplusia ni isolate ovarian cell line Hi5 chromosome 15, tn1, whole genome shotgun sequence window:
- the LOC113501145 gene encoding golgin subfamily B member 1-like isoform X2, producing MSFITKRERVFNEYNLYDLPARNEGKLKAYASCTDARAWSHFCSDKSEHLVEIIKRNNETVRPKYLPTNVIVDTLMVAKNAEIARLKRKIEGFEQMLAAYEQLDLSCDQRCEIAQAHAAIKAANKELDELYLDLDLSGFTGEGVDSEGFQTGKSRGDESTFEETLLPISNRYEPRMDQRMEQRTTPRMTPRTDPRMDTRTDTRMEQSMTPRTEPRLSTRMEPRLSTRTDPRTDPRTDPRTDPRMDPRTDTRMDTRMEPRLSTRTDPRTDPRMDTRMDTRMEPRTDTHMEPRMEQRMEPRTGQRMESPKPVKESKAIQNDVKCACDAATLVNNTGYDEMKDTIIAKDAKLSAMKNTIAVMENDVCEPYCYYAHIYTALEKIFGILCQNDKYRQYLKLLTAGKDTRCIDIKGHILFKLKVLEKFCCALIAPCTQDFVSHGTVHKDDCACYRVDLVSRVEPTYALTTAEANQPSLDNKRAHLVADIIKNDEMKEILDKDDEEYKLEDEQTDDVFVIDNYNIDGENLKRLKRLQENYDDLMTCYEAIKHEKDCLEIRCKKYEEVEKEFETLKAQMREYNSLWNEKEHYRKRSIDLDSLKEQYLILSDETSSLETQLKAETEINHIKCKAMEGLRNENIMLEKKLNEASIAFEKEKNALLCKLKEADCRVICQGQQIKNLNQQIDKLIEQDRDKLDLSMPDADMHSVAFYDEIESTKEQIKNLKDALLCNEEEKQEIQKEYQEHLLLINNLRLEVEDWKNTYDKTLQRNSNLEKYTERLIEENSRLSQDVEEKSTAVENLMKIINNKSQEINKLVHEMEKKKYETTDLCRQLNDLRERFDLSLMSSESEKLDAIKSLQIARQESQELLEKVKDYDQVIHKNADFIKSLELQVEDNRDLQNLLMSTMEENRTLKLNLEDRENANSILLQEIQRLRKVNEYSADNISSLREENDHYKMSLELNQTESGELRDKLMNYDNVNIQLKTLQGSHTRLLEEKKRLENELLAKASELENAQHSMLLDKRESDDLITRLQRSEGSKDDELYKMSEAYHIANSEKRAAKNELEEKNRYIESILQTVNSLKHQNAELLQKCNDAEELEQNLISLKKAYSELATEMNTLQNDFDIKTDEYTQLYNTLESKIEENRDLFERVRLLERSQEMATNDIKALQDEKYSIQAKANVIEQESAVLISKIKHYENLELEFDKLKRAHDEMRVEKETLQSELNMQLADLRRMEQENCELHSHSQTLLSHSEDLENALIGARTELIRKSSYTVNSYKDIMAEIEAMKNEKVSNQIKIRDLRDRLEESENIISKLSEDILARDDKIATLQNHINNLEEEVRRLHAGLSEAIDTGEQMNDFSFQKIDSLRNMEAHHSKATHNMKMELAKLQQENSMLSEQLSVTRIKSEECSREEHKYVSKIMQLQNEKEIIVTDIKQLELTSVGDSALAPNNCDVEDILASLDRIRRCLDARCQTLLQVQTSSQLLLSKADEAKKIVEREKQKIISEKEEAIKDKQNMEQQLYDLKDKLEKQIANDREVIIDLEATMQNQKLVYDSCIQSRTAYISKLEEELENLKDVYQKSFEKINDLQEKLQNMSEDKNNLIKTMNNVRADLEAKSQEVNELQKEFEALKNKPSRNMGVQAQTSDDHRNMGTQIDKDYFIDEDKKFYVDSGVMMNETKDQYVDQMDSLHLMSLRSPLDKKQKEPEGITQAQHLINEVQVLAANVEPTFEVFKSSYIDYKMKRLRPGKLQQLSLPRISTTREKSTQAHRSGKRYSNAKTQSNNLIDIYNRQSMHTNSSKGNEESENNVGDKNPGQSQGKSTGTGYPTRESYETDSNIKRKYKDAKTFAGSSSDKSTDKDLFVIYNDSESSYNNNPENNTNNPKNKGKNKGAWSGKGHSEIVVEAVTVHPTKKEKSMDTNPKHQIDQDSYIFRDIDETAEDDSVKHKLKINLPRVGIESPSVITSSDGDKKSLDSYTLAIYSSPKRLSDSDIKISDDVDGKKIRLGTPSLPTMSNDDNQFLDSYNSLGVGSEFDTVRPGLMKTKAIETDSGTSKQKHSQVLRKNTKTSNPFESESHHKLSRVGADVLLLKSAERKKSPEKRARQNFGLEYILDTVQGEVDPDVVNYYANKDIRKTRSDERFNLVKIREKSDSSPSRLSELKMSSTEYKTISTVSKYSDKSQPKSYAERSIMAKLDINKDYENKITSLTKALENIEKDYKKKIEAIKVQYDSNIKSIINEHNQGVKSIQSLHEETLQDIIKLHENEVENLRTMSIEALRKAEKLEKENRALKTKALDTVTACLDEEPIKMPPQEPKKRKKCREETKMLTKTRVEAINVRPKMRSNGPCTCSLDVNVSDTIRNIFEQVDVEQRKMAEHTYMKYIANKIVNGNVEGPIKVDGLQALDAQELSFLHLKVCRTWKTKLSKEEAFQKRIDSFESELMTKQRNAQQHIAELDRKVAEERRRLQEVREAVCRSSSPGSRGCSPVAGQYSHPPGPTNTAAEKDLACGCTIQGFNMEASSRQSAGDLAPKQNNLEPRTPRLRKENIRADLARLDVEERRERKSYNDEPPTRLRRSGDRQLPRANKK from the exons ATGTCTTTCATAACGAAAAGGGAGCGTGTGTTCAACGAATACAATCTGTACGACTTACCGGCGCGGAACGAGGGCAAGCTGAAGGCGTACGCGTCATGCACGGACGCGAGAGCCTGGTCCCACTTCTGCTCTGACAAGAGCGAACACTTGGTGGAAATTATAAAGAGGAACAACGAGACGGTCCGCCCCAAGTATCTACCAACAAACGTGATCGTTGACACTCTCATGGTGGCGAAGAACGCGGAGATCGCACGCTTGAAGCGCAAGATAGAAGGCTTCGAGCAAATGTTGGCCGCGTACGAACAACTCGACCTCTCGTGTGATCAGAGATGTGAGATCGCTCAAGCC CATGCAGCAATAAAGGCGGCCAACAAAGAACTCGACGAATTG TATTTGGATTTGGACTTGTCTGGTTTTACGGGAGag gGCGTTGATTCAGAAGGTTTTCAG ACCGGAAAATCAAGAGGCGATGAG agcaCCTTCGAGGAG actTTGCTTCCAATAAGTAAC CGGTACGAACCACGCATGGACCAGCGCATGGAACAACGCACGACACCACGCATGACACCACGCACGGACCCACGCATGGACACACGCACGGACACACGAATGGAACAAAGCATGACACCACGCACGGAGCCACGCCTGAGCACACGCATGGAACCACGCCTGAGCACACGCACGGATCCACGCACGGATCCACGCACGGATCCACGCACGGATCCACGCATGGATCCACGAACGGACACACGCATGGACACACGCATGGAACCACGCCTGAGCACACGCACGGATCCACGCACGGATCCACGCATGGACACACGCATGGACACACGCATGGAACCACGCACGGACACACACATGGAACCACGCATGGAACAACGAATGGAGCCACGTACGGGACAACGCATGGAATCACCAAAACCAGTAAAAGAGTCTAAGGCCATTCAAAATGATGTGAAATGCGCTTGTGATGCTGCTACAC TCGTCAACAATACAGGATATGACGAAATGAAAGACACAATTATTGCGAAAGATGCTAAACTAAGCGCCATGAAAAATACCATAGCT GTCATGGAAAACGATGTTTGCGAGCCCTACTGCTATTATGCACATATATATACAGCATTAGAGAAAATATTTGGCATTCTTTGTCAAAACGATAAGTACAGGCAGTATCTGAAATTATTG ACTGCCGGAAAGGACACTCGCTGCATTGATATCAAGGGACACATACTTTTCAAGCTAAAAGTCTTGGAAAAATTCTGCTGTGCATTAATAGCGCCTTGCACCCAAGACTTCGTTTCTCATGGGACTGTACATAAAGACGACTGTGCCTGCTATCGAGTAGATTTAGTATCCCGCGTTGAACCAACTTATGCTCTGACAACGGCTGAAGCAAATCAACCAAGTCTTGATAACAAGAGAGCACACCTTGTAGCAGACATCATAAAGAATGACGAAATGAAAGAAATTTTAGATAAAGATGACGAAGAATATAAGCTCGAAGATGAACAAACTGATGATGTTTTTGTCATAGATAACTACAACATAGATGGAGAGAACCTTAAACGCCTTAAAAGACTACAAGAGAATTATGATGATTTGATGACCTGCTATGAAGCAATCAAACACGAAAAAGACTGTTTAGAAATACGTTGTAAAAAGTACGAAGAAGTAGAAAAGGAATTTGAAACTTTGAAAGCTCAAATGAGGGAATATAATTCACTTTGGAATGAAAAAGAACATTACAGGAAGCGATCTATTGATCTTGATTCTTTGAAAGAACAATACCTCATATTATCTGATGAAACATCTAGTTTAGAGACCCAACTTAAAGCCGAAACAGAAATTAATCACATTAAATGTAAAGCAATGGAAGGCTTAAggaatgaaaatattatgttagaAAAGAAATTGAACGAAGCCTCCATTGCTTTTGAAAAGGAAAAGAATGCATTACTGTGCAAGTTAAAGGAAGCCGACTGCAGAGTTATATGCCAGgggcaacaaataaaaaatcttaaccaACAAATTGATAAACTCATAGAACAAGATCGTGACAAA TTAGATTTATCAATGCCGGATGCAGATATGCATTCGGTTGCATTTTATGATGAAATTGAGTCTACTAAGgaacaaataaagaatttgaagGATGCGCTTCTGTGtaatgaagaagaaaaacaagAGATACAGAAGGAGTATCAAGAGCACTTATTGCTTATCAATAACCTCAGACTAGAGGTAGAAGAttggaaaa ATACATATGATAAAACACTACAACGCAACTCCAATTTGGAAAAGTATACTGAAAGGTTAATAGAAGAGAATTCACGTTTATCCCAAGACGTTGAAGAAAAGTCGACAGCCGTTgagaatttaatgaaaataattaataataaatcacagGAAATCAATAAGTTAGTGCATGAAATggagaaaaagaaatatgaaaccACGGATTTATGCAGGCAACTCAATGATTTACGTGAACGATTCGACTTGAGCCTAATGTCTTCAGAAAGCGAAAAATTAGATGCTATAAAATCTTTACAGATAGCCCGACAAGAAAGTCAGGAGCTATTAGAAAAAGTAAAAGATTACGATCAGGTCATTCACAAAAATGCTGATTTTATAAAGTCTTTAGAACTTCAGGTAGAAGATAATAGGGACCTTCAAAATTTGCTTATGAGTACTATGGAGGAAAATAGaactttgaaattaaacttAGAGGACCGTGAAAATGCGAATTCAATTTTACTGCAAGAAATTCAGAGATTGCGTAAAGTTAATGAATATAGCGCTGATAATATAAGCAGTTTACGAGAAGAAAATGATCACTATAAAATGTCTTTAGAACTAAATCAAACAGAAAGTGGCGAGCTTAGAGACAAATTAATGAACTACGATAATGTTAATATTCAGTTAAAAACTTTGCAAGGATCGCATACAAGATTATTAGAAGAAAAGAAGAGACTTGAAAATGAGTTACTTGCGAAAGCCAGTGAACTCGAAAATGCACAACATTCTATGTTATTAGATAAAAGGGAGAGTGATGATTTAATAACCAGACTACAACGATCTGAAGGATCAAAAGATGATGAACTATATAAGATGAGTGAAGCTTATCATATAGCAAATAGTGAAAAACGAGCTGCTAAAAATGAATTAGAGGAAAAGAATAGATACATAGAAAGTATATTACAAACTGTTAATAGTTTGAAGCATCAAAATGCTGAGTTGTTACAAAAATGCAACGACGCGGAAGAACTAgaacaaaacttaatatcttTAAAGAAAGCTTATAGTGAATTGGCAACAGAAATGAATACGTTACAAAATGATTTTGACATAAAGACAGACGAATACACTCAATTATATAATACTTTAGAAAGCAAAATTGAAGAGAACCGAGACTTGTTCGAAAGGGTAAGACTTTTAGAGCGGAGCCAAGAAATGGCCACAAATGATATAAAAGCTTTGCAAGATGAGAAATATTCGATTCAAGCCAAAGCTAATGTAATAGAACAGGAAAGCGCGGTACTGAtaagcaaaattaaacattatgaaAATTTAGAGTTAGAATTTGATAAACTAAAAAGAGCTCACGATGAAATGAGGGTTGAAAAAGAAACTTTACAAAGCGAACTCAACATGCAGTTGGCTGACTTGAGAAGGATGGAACAAGAAAATTGTGAATTACACAGTCATAGTCAAACATTATTAAGTCATAGTGAAGACTTGGAAAATGCTTTGATAGGGGCTAGAACTGAG CTGATCCGAAAGTCCAGTTATACAGTTAATTCTTATAAAGATATTATGGCAGAAATCGAAGCCATGAAAAACGAAAAAGTTTCGAATCAGATAAAGATACGGGATCTTCGTGATAGATTGGAGGAATCT gaaaacattatttctaaattatccGAAGACATTCTCGCACGAGACGACAAAATAGCAACTTTACAAAACCACATTAATAACTTGGAAGAGGAAGTCAGAAGGCTCCACGCCGGCTTGTCTGAAGCTATCGATACTGGTGAACAAATGAACGATTTTAGTTTCCAGAAAATTGATTCCTTGAGAAATATGGAGGCCCATC ACTCCAAGGCAACGCATAACATGAAAATGGAACTAGCAAAACTGCAACAAGAGAACTCCATGCTTTCTGAACAATTATCTGTGACTAGAATAAAGTCAGAGGAGTGTTCCCGAGAGGAACATAAATATGTGtcaaaaataatgcaattacAAAATGAGAAAGAAATTATTGTCACAGATATTAAGCAATTGGAGCTGACAAGCGTTGGCGACAGTGCCTTAGCGCCAAATAACTGTGATGTTGAAGACATCTTAGCGTCCCTCGATAGAATCAGGAGATGTCTAGATGCCAGATGCCAGACATTGCTACAAGTTCAAACATCTTCTCAATTGCTTTTGAGTAAAGCAGATGAAGCGAAAAAAATAGTtgaaagagaaaaacaaaaaattatatctgAAAAAGAAGAAGCAATAAAAGATAAGCAAAACATGGAACAACAATTATACGATCTTAAAGATAAGTTAGAAAAGCAAATTGCTAACGACAGAGAAGTTATTATTGACCTAGAAGCAACTATGCAAAATCAAAAACTAGTTTATGACAGTTGTATTCAATCAAGAACGGCTTACATTTCTAAATTGGAAGAAGAACTAGAAAATCTTAAGGATGTTTaccaaaaatcttttgaaaaaattAATGACTTACAAGAGAAGCTACAAAATATGAGTGAAGACaagaacaatttaataaaaacaatgaataatgtTAGAGCAGATCTGGAAGCAAAATCTCAAGAAGTGAATGAATTGCAAAAAGAATTTGAGGCATTGAAGAACAAGCCTAGCCGCAATATGGGAGTTCAGGCTCAGACCTCTGACGATCACCGAAATATGGGAACTCAGAtagataaagattattttattgatgaagACAAAAAGTTTTACGTTGATTCAGGTGTAATGatgaatgaaacaaaagatCAGTATGTTGATCAAATGGATAGTTTACATCTGATGTCACTTCGATCACCTttagataaaaaacaaaaagaacctGAAGGCATAACCCAAGCACAGcatttaattaatgaagtaCAAGTATTAGCCGCAAATGTAGAACCAACATTTGAAGTATTTAAAAGCAGTTACATagattataaaatgaaacgttTACGCCCAGGAAAATTACAACAACTATCTTTACCCCGTATTTCGACTACTAGAGAAAAATCAACTCAGGCTCATAGATCGGGCAAAAGATATTCAAATGCGAAAACGCAAAGCAATAATTTGATAGATATTTATAATCGGCAGTCTATGCATACCAATTCTTCAAAAGGTAATGAGGAGTCGGAAAATAATGTTGGTGACAAAAATCCAGGTCAGAGTCAAGGAAAGTCAACTGGAACTGGGTACCCCACAAGAGAAAGTTATGAAACGGATAGTAATATCAAACGAAAATATAAAGATGCTAAAACGTTCGCTGGATCTTCCTCAGATAAATCAACAGATAaggatttatttgttatatacaACGATAGCGAAAGTAGCTATAATAACAATCCTGAAAATAATACCAATAATCCcaaaaataaaggtaaaaataaaggGGCATGGTCAGGCAAGGGGCATTCAGAAATAGTAGTCGAAGCGGTAACAGTACACCCtacaaaaaaagagaaaagCATGGATACAAATCCTAAACATCAAATTGACCAAGATTCTTATATTTTCCGAGATATAGATGAAACCGCTGAGGATGATAGCGTAAAacacaaacttaaaattaatttacctcGAGTTGGAATAGAAAGTCCATCTGTAATTACGTCTTCAGACGGTGACAAAAAATCGTTAGACTCCTATACTCTTGCGATTTATTCCTCACCAAAAAGACTTTCAGATTCAGATATAAAAATTAGTGATGATGTGGATGGCAAAAAAATTAGGCTTGGGACTCCTTCATTACCAACAATGTCTAATGATGATAATCAATTCTTGGACTCTTATAACTCATTAGGAGTAGGCTCAGAATTTGATACTGTAAGACCAGGATTGATGAAAACAAAAGCCATTGAAACTGACAGTGGAAcatctaaacaaaaacattctcaAGTATTGAGGAAAAATACCAAAACATCAAATCCTTTTGAGAGTGAATCTCACCACAAACTTTCTAGAGTCGGGGCTGATGTTCTTCTACTGAAATCTGCAGAAAGGAAAAAGTCCCCTGAAAAAAGAGCAAGGCAAAACTTTGGACTAGAATATATTTTGGACACCGTTCAAGGTGAAGTAGACCCTGATGTTGTGAACTACTACGCAAATAAAGACATACGAAAAACTAGAAGTGACGAGAGAtttaatttggtaaaaataagagaaaaatctGATTCAAGTCCTTCGAGGCTCAGCGAGCTTAAGATGTCATCTACggaatataaaactatttcgaCAGTCAGCAAATACAGTGACAAAAGTCAACCAAAATCCTATGCTGAACGCAGCATAATGGCAAAGTtggatataaataaagattatgaaaataaaataacatctttGACGAAGGCAttggaaaatattgaaaaggattataagaaaaaaattgaagcTATAAAAGTACAATACGATAGTAATATCAAAAGCATAATTAATGAACATAATCAAGGCGTAAAAAGCATACAAAGTTTACATGAAGAAACACTGCAGGATATAATTAAACTGCACGAAAATGAAGTCGAAAACCTTAGAACTATGAGCATTGAAGCCTTAAGGAAGGCTGAAAAGTTGGAAAAAGAAAACCGAGCTTTAAAAACCAAGGCTCTTGATACAGTCACCGCATGTCTGGATGAG GAGCCTATTAAAATGCCGCCACAAGAGCCCAAAAAGCGAAAGAAATGTCGAGAGGAGACCAAGATGCTGACGAAGACCAGGGTGGAGGCGATCAACGTGAGACCGAAGATGCGATCAAACGGGCCTTGTACTTGCTCCCTAGACGTAAACGTATCGGACACTATCCGCAACATATTCGAACAAGTTGACGTAGAGCAGCGAAAGATGGCCGAACACACCTACATGAAGTACATAGCCAACAAGATCGTAAACGGAAACGTTGAA GGACCTATAAAGGTTGATGGTCTTCAGGCATTGGACGCACAAGAGTTGTCTTTCCTTCACCTAAAAGTCTGTCGCACTTGGAAAACGAAACTGTCGAAAGAGGAGGCGTTTCAGAAGAGAATAGATTCTTTTGAAAGCGAGCTGATGACTAAACAAAGAAATGCTCAACAACACA TAGCGGAACTAGACCGCAAGGTAGCAGAAGAAAGGCGTCGGTTACAAGAGGTGCGGGAAGCGGTATGCAGGAGTAGTTCACCCGGGTCCAGAGGCTGCAGTCCTGTCGCCGGGCAATACTCCCACCCGCCAGGCCCGACCAACACTGCCGCTGAGAAAGACCTTGC GTGTGGCTGCACCATCCAGGGCTTCAATATGGAAGCGAGCAGCCGACAGTCTGCTGGGGACCTAGCCCCAAAGCAGAACAACCTCGAGCCGCGCACCCCGCGCCTGCGCAAAGAAAACATCCGG GCGGACCTGGCAAGGCTGGACGTCGAAGAACGGCGGGAAAGGAAATCCTACAACGATGAGCCCCCAACCAGGTTACGCAGGTCGGGAGACCGACAACTGCCTCGCGCCAATAAAAAgtga